In Ailuropoda melanoleuca isolate Jingjing chromosome 4, ASM200744v2, whole genome shotgun sequence, the following proteins share a genomic window:
- the CELSR3 gene encoding cadherin EGF LAG seven-pass G-type receptor 3 isoform X3, producing MAKIASAVIVGMRDGLYHRIWAFGAEVERTIAEAGSHVGAAGGGSSFGDAVVGAAKAGAARQRGSGRGVDGAQRAEAARSDRPRGGGPGRRQGPGRGPERRGGPKARTEARGGGGRVGRRGVMARRPPWWSLRGPTTPLLLLLLLLSLFPLSREELGVDGGQGWDPEVAAATGPGARTGGGALALCPETPGVQEDGEPGLGVREPVFVGPREGRQSAQSGRGPPEQADAGLGAKYGVQALNSRGRETGQGPGSLLCWRAEVSSCRQSGPLRRDSLSPEALSPGVPSLETNSAFPSDLLVRPRGYKLVSSQRNAGRGTPKKVGTMRCCGELWAPKRRGQGERTETSRAERTASHPDCTPRAAGSGLGLDSAPRTERTAPAPGSAPLESRTAPEPTPERMRSRGLFRRFFLPQRPGPRPPGVLAQPRFWRISPASRVRRRRAANRHPQFPQYNYQALVPENEVAGTAVLRVAAQDPDAGEAGRLVYSLAALMNSRSLELFSIDPLSGLIRTEAALDRESMERHYLRVTAQDHGSPRLSATTMVAVTVADRNDHSPVFEQAQYRETLRENVEEGYPILQLRATDGDAPPNANLRYRFVGPPAARAAASAAFEIDPRSGLISTSGRVDREHMESYELVVEASDQGQEPGPRSATVRVHITVLDENDNAPQFSEKRYVAQVREDVRPHTVVLRVTATDRDKDANGLVHYNIISGNSRGHFAIDSLTGEIQVVAPLDFEAEREYALRIRAQDAGRPPLSNNTGLASIQVVDINDHTPIFVSTPFQVSVLENAPLGHSVIHIQAVDADHGENARLEYSLTGVAPDMPFVINSATGWVSVSGPLDRESVEHYFFGVEARDHGIPPLSASASVTVTVLDVNDNRPEFTMKEYHLRLNEDAAVGTTVVSVTAVDRDANSAISYQITGGNTRNRFAISTQGGVGLVTLALPLDYKQERYFKLVLTASDRALHDHCYVHINITDANTHRPVFQSAHYSVNVNEDRPVGSTVVVISASDDDVGENARITYLLEDNLPQFRINADSGAITLQAPLDYEDQVTYTLAITARDNGIPQKADTTYVEVMVNDVNDNAPQFVASHYTGLVSEDAPPFTSVLQISATDRDAHANGRVQYTFQNGEDGDGDFTIEPTSGIVRTVRRLDREAVPVYELTAYAVDRGVPPLRTPVSIQVTVQDVNDNAPVFPAEEFEVRVKENSIVGSVVAQITAVDPDEGPNAHIMYQIVEGNIPELFQMDIFSGELTALIDLDYEARQEYVIVVQATSAPLVSRATVHVRLVDQNDNSPVLNNFQILFNNYVSNRSDTFPSGVIGRIPAYDPDVSDHLFYSFERGNELQLLVVNQTSGELRLSRKLDNNRPLVASMLVTVTDGLHSVTAQCVLRVVIITEELLANSLTVRLENMWQERFLSPLLGHFLEGVAAVLATPAEDVFIFNIQNDTDVGGTVLNVSFSALAPRGAGAGAAGPWFSSEELQEQLYVRRAALAARSLLEVLPFDDNVCLREPCENYMKCVSVLRFDSSAPFLASASTLFRPIQPIAGLRCRCPPGFTGDFCETELDLCYSNPCRNGGACARREGGYTCVCRPRFTGEDCELDTEAGRCVPGVCRNGGTCADGPDGGFRCQCPAGGAFEGPRCEVAARSFPPSSFVMFRGLRQRFHLTLSLSFATVQPSGLLFYNGRLNEKHDFLALELVAGQVRLTYSTGESNTVVSPTVPGGLSDGQWHTVHLRYYNKPRTDALGGAQGPSKDKVAVLSVDDCDVAVALQFGAEIGNYSCAAAGVQTSSKKSLDLTGPLLLGGVPNLPENFPVSHKEFVGCMRDLYIDGRRVDMAAFVANNGTMAGCQAKLHFCDSGPCKNSGFCSERWGGFSCDCPVGFGGKDCRLTMAYPHHFHGNGTLSWDFGNDMAVSVPWYLGLAFRTRATQGVLMQLQAGPHSMLLCQLDRGLLSVTVTRGSGRAAHLLLDQVTVSDGRWHDLRLELQEEPGGRRGHHVLMVSLDFSLFQDTMAVGSELQGLKVKRLHVGGLPPSSEEEVPQGLVGCIQGVWLGSTPSGSPALLPPSHRVNVEPGCVVTNACASGPCPPHADCLDLWQTFSCTCWPGYYGPGCVDACLLNPCQNQGSCRHLPGAPHGYTCDCVGGYFGHHCEHRMDQQCPRGWWGSPSCGPCNCDVHKGFDPNCNKTNGQCHCKEFHYRPRGSDSCLPCDCYPVGSTSRSCAPHSGQCPCRPGALGRQCNSCDSPFAEVTASGCRVLYDACPKSLRSGVWWPQTKFGMLASVPCPRGALGAAVRLCDEDQGWLEPDLFNCTSPAFRELNLLLDGLELNKTALDTVEAKKLAQRLREVTGHTDHYFSQDVRVTARLLAHLLAFESHQQGFGLTATQDAHFNENLLWAGSALLAPETGDLWAALGQRAPGGSPGSAGLVQHLEEYAATLARNMELTYLNPVGLVTPNIMLSIDRMEHPSPTRGTRRYPRYHSNLFRGQDAWDPHTHVLLPSQSPRPSPPEVLSTSSSSMENSTASSAAPPPAPPEPEPEPGISIVILLVYRTLGGLLPAQFQAERRGARLPQNPVMNSPVVSVAVFHRRNFLRGVLASPISLEFRLLQTANRSKAICVQWDPPGPADQHGMWTARDCELVHRNGSHARCRCSRTGTFGVLMDASPRERLEGDLELLAVFTHVVMAVSVAALLLTSAVLLSLRSLKSNMRGIHANVAAALGVAELFFLLGIHRTHNQLVCTVVAILLHYFFLSTFAWLLVQGLHLYRMQVEPRNVDRGAMRFYHALGWGVPAVLLGLAVGLDPEGYGNPDFCWISIHEPLIWSFAGPVVLVVVMNGTMLLLAARTSCSMGQREAKKTSVLRSLRSCFLLLLLVSASWLFGLLAVNHSVLAFHYLHAALCGLQGLAVLLLFCVLNADARAAWTPACLGRKAAPEEARPAPGTGHGAYNNTALFEESGLIRITLGASTVSSVSSARSGRTQDQDSQRGRGCLRDNVLVRHGSAADHTDHSLQAHTGPTDLDVAMFHRDAGGAADSDSDSDLSLEEERSLSIPSSESEDNGRTRGRFQRPLCRAAQSERLLTHPKDVDGNDLLSYWPALGECEATPCVLQTWGSERRLGLDTSKDAANNNQPDLALTSGDETSLGPAQRQRKGILKNRLQYPLVPQSRGAPELSWCRAATLGHRAVPAASYGRIYAGGATGSLSQPASRYSSREQLDLLLRRQLSRERLEEAPAPILHPLSRPGSQERLDAAPGRLEPRDRGSTLPRRQPPRDYPGARAGRFGSRDALDLGAPCEWLSTLPLPHSARDLDPQPPPLPLSPQRQLSRDPLLPSRPLDSLSRRSNSGEQLDHVPSRHPSREGLGPPPQLLRVREDPASGPSHGPSTEQLDILSSILASFNSSALSSSVQSSSTPSGPHTTATPSATASALGPSTPRSATSHSISELSPDSEVPRSEGHS from the exons ATGGCGAAAATAGCTTCAGCAGTCATAGTCGGCATGCGCGACGGGCTGTACCACCGGATTTGGGCCTTCGGGGCGGAGGTGGAACGAACCATCGCTGAGGCCGGGAGCCATGTTGGAGCGGCGGGAGGCGGCAGCAGCTTCGGGGATGCTGTGGTGGGGGCGGCAAAAGCCGGAGCCGCACGCCAAAGGGGTTCTGGCCGCGGAGTAGATGGTGCCCAGAGGGCGGAGGCGGCGCGGAGCGACAGGCCGAGAGGCGGGGGACCGGGGCGGCGGCAGGGGCCCGGGAGGGGGCCCGAGCGGCGGGGCGGGCCCAAGGCCCGGACCGAGGCGAGGGGCGGTGGAGGCCGTGTGGGGAGGCGGGGGGTGATGGCGAGGCGGCCGCCGTGGTGGAGTCTCAGGGGGCCAACGACCCCACtactcctgctccttctcctcctctctttgtTCCCTCTCAGCCGGGAGGAGCTGGGGGTCGACGGGGGCCAAGGCTGGGACCCAGAAGTAGCTGCCGCTACGGGGCCAGGGGCGCGGACCGGTGGCGGAGCCTTAGCTCTTTGTCCCGAGACGCCCGGGGTCCAGGAGGATGGAGAGCCTGGTCTGGGAGTCAGGGAGCCTGTCTTCGTGGGGCCCCGAGAGGGAAGGCAAAGCGCCCAGAGTGGTCGAGGGCCCCCTGAGCAGGCGGACGCGGGGCTGGGGGCAAAATATGGGGTCCAGGCATTAAACAGCCGCGGGCGAGAAACAGGACAGGGACCAGGATCTCTGTTATGCTGGCGCGCGGAGGTCTCCTCTTGCAGGCAGTCAGGACCCTTGCGAAGAGATAGTCTGTCTCCAGAGGCTCTGTCCCCAGGGGTCCCGAGCCTGGAGACCAACTCGGCCTTCCCTTCTGACCTTCTGGTTCGGCCCCGTGGTTACAAGCTGGTGTCCTCCCAGAGGAATGCTGGGAGAGGCACCCCAAAAAAAGTGGGAACCATGCGCTGCTGCGGGGAATTGTGGGCGCCGAAGCGCAGGGGTCAGGGCGAGAGAACTGAGACATCTCGAGCAGAGAGGACAGCCTCCCATCCGGACTGTACCCCCAGGGCTGCGGGATCTGGCCTTGGGCTGGATTCAGCACCGCGCACAGAGAGGACAGCTCCCGCTCCTGGTTCAGCACCGCTCGAGTCTCGGACAGCTCCCGAGCCGACGCCCGAGCGCATGCGCTCGCGTGGTCTCTTCCGCCGCTTCTTCCTCCCGCAGCGCCCGGGGCCGCGCCCTCCGGGGGTCTTGGCTCAGCCAAGATTCTGGAGAATATCCCCAGCAAGCAGGGTCCGCCGCCGTCGCGCTGCGAACCGCCACCCGCAGTTTCCGCAGTACAACTATCAGGCGCTAGTGCCAGAGAACGAGGTGGCGGGCACCGCGGTGCTACGCGTAGCGGCGCAGGACCCGGACGCAGGCGAGGCCGGACGCCTAGTTTACTCTCTGGCTGCGCTCATGAACAGCCGCTCGCTGGAGCTGTTCAGCATTGACCCACTGAGCGGCCTCATCCGTACAGAGGCTGCTCTGGACCGCGAGAGCATGGAGCGGCACTACCTGCGCGTGACGGCGCAGGACCACGGCTCGCCGCGCCTCTCGGCCACCACCATGGTGGCCGTTACAGTGGCCGACCGCAACGACCACTCGCCGGTGTTCGAGCAGGCGCAATACCGGGAGACACTTCGCGAGAACGTGGAGGAGGGCTACCCCATTCTTCAGTTGCGTGCCACAGACGGCGACGCGCCCCCCAACGCCAATCTGCGTTACCGCTTCGTGGGGCCGCCAGCTGCGCGCGCCGCTGCCTCCGCCGCCTTCGAGATTGATCCGCGGTCTGGCCTCATAAGCACCAGCGGTCGCGTGGACCGCGAACACATGGAAAGCTACGAGCTGGTGGTAGAGGCCAGCGACCAGGGCCAAGAGCCCGGGCCGCGCTCCGCAACTGTGCGTGTGCACATCACCGTGCTGGATGAGAACGACAACGCGCCCCAATTCAGCGAGAAGCGCTACGTGGCGCAGGTACGCGAGGATGTGCGCCCCCACACGGTGGTACTACGCGTCACAGCCACTGACCGGGACAAGGATGCCAACGGACTGGTGCACTACAACATTATCAGCGGCAACAGTCGTGGCCATTTCGCAATTGACAGCCTCACGGGCGAGATCCAGGTGGTGGCACCTCTGGACTTTGAGGCAGAGCGAGAGTATGCCTTGCGCATCCGGGCGCAGGATGCAGGCCGGCCACCACTGTCCAACAACACAGGCCTGGCCAGCATCCAGGTAGTGGACATCAATGACCATACACCTATCTTTGTCAGCACacccttccaggtctctgtacTGGAAAACGCACCCCTGGGCCATTCGGTCATCCACATTCAGGCAGTGGATGCGGACCATGGGGAGAATGCCAGATTGGAGTACTCCCTAACTGGTGTGGCACCTGATATGCCCTTTGTGATAAACAGTGCCACTGGCTGGGTCTCTGTGAGTGGTCCCCTGGACCGTGAGTCTGTGGAGCATTATTTCTTTGGTGTGGAGGCCCGAGACCATGGCATACCCCCACTCTCGGCCTCAGCCAGTGTCACAGTAACTGTGCTAGATGTTAATGACAATCGGCCTGAGTTTACAATGAAGGAGTACCACCTACGGCTGAATGAGGATGCAGCTGTGGGCACCACGGTGGTCAGTGTGACTGCCGTAGATCGCGATGCCAACAGTGCCATCAGCTACCAGATCACAGGCGGCAACACCCGGAATCGCTTTGCCATCAGCACCCAGGGGGGTGTAGGTCTGGTGACACTGGCTCTACCACTGGACTACAAGCAGGAACGCTACTTCAAGCTGGTGCTAACCGCTTCAGACCGTGCCCTTCATGATCACTGCTATGTGCACATCAACATCACAGATGCCAACACTCACCGGCCTGTCTTTCAAAGTGCCCACTACTCCGTGAATGTGAATGAGGATCGGCCAGTGGGTAGCACGGTGGTGGTCATCAGTGCCTCTGATGATGATGTGGGGGAGAATGCTCGTATCACCTATCTCCTGGAGGACAACCTGCCCCAGTTCCGAATTAATGCAGATTCAGGGGCCATTACACTACAGGCTCCACTGGACTATGAGGACCAGGTGACCTACACACTGGCTATCACTGCTCGGGACAACGGCATTCCACAGAAGGCAGACACCACTTATGTGGAGGTGATGGTCAATGATGTGAATGATAACGCTCCACAGTTTGTGGCTTCCCACTACACAGGGTTGGTATCTGAGGATGCCCCACCTTTCACCAGTGTCCTGCAGATCTCAGCCACTGACCGGGACGCTCATGCCAATGGCCGGGTCCAGTACACCTTCCAGAATGGGGAAGATGGGGATGGAGATTTTACCATTGAGCCCACCTCTGGTATTGTCCGCACAGTGAGGCGGCTGGATCGGGAGGCAGTGCCGGTATATGAACTTACTGCCTACGCAGTAGACCGAGGTGTGCCCCCACTGCGAACTCCAGTCAGCATCCAGGTGACGGTGCAGGATGTAAACGACAATGCACCTGTCTTCCCAGCTGAGGAGTTTGAGGTGCGAGTGAAGGAAAACAGCATTGTGGGCTCCGTGGTGGCTCAGATCACTGCAGTAGACCCTGATGAAGGCCCCAATGCCCATATAATGTACCAGATTGTGGAGGGGAACATCCCTGAGCTGTTCCAAATGGACATCTTCTCTGGAGAGTTGACTGCACTCATTGACCTGGACTATGAGGCTCGCCAGGAATATGTGATTGTGGTGCAGGCCACGTCTGCCCCTCTGGTCAGTCGGGCCACTGTGCACGTCCGCCTGGTTGACCAGAACGACAACAGCCCTGTGCTCAACAACTTCCAGATCCTCTTCAACAACTACGTATCCAACCGCTCAGACACCTTCCCCTCAGGTGTTATTGGACGCATCCCAGCTTATGACCCTGATGTCTCTGACCACCTTTTCTACTCTTTTGAGCGGGGCAATGAGCTGCAGCTGCTGGTGGTCAACCAGACCAGTGGGGAGCTTCGACTCAGCCGCAAGCTAGACAACAACCGCCCACTGGTGGCTTCCATGTTGGTGACTGTCACAG ATGGGCTGCACAGCGTGACGGCGCAGTGTGTGCTGCGCGTGGTCATCATCACGGAGGAGTTGCTGGCCAACAGCCTGACCGTACGCCTCGAGAACATGTGGCAGGAGCGCTTTCTGTCACCACTGCTGGGCCACTTCCTGGAGGGCGTGGCCGCGGTGCTTGCCACACCCGCCGAGGACGTCTTCATCTTCAACATCCAGAACGACACAGACGTGGGGGGCACCGTGCTCAATGTGAGCTTCTCGGCGTTGGCGCCACGCGGGGCCGGGGCGGGCGCTGCGGGTCCCTGGTTCAGCTCCGAGGAGCTGCAAGAGCAGTTATACGTGCGCCGCGCGGCCCTTGCCGCCCGCTCGCTCCTGGAAGTGCTGCCCTTCGACGACAACGTGTGCCTGCGTGAGCCCTGTGAGAACTACATGAAGTGCGTGTCGGTACTGCGCTTTGACTCGTCCGCGCCCTTCCTGGCCTCGGCCTCCACGCTCTTCCGACCCATCCAGCCCATCGCAGGCCTGCGCTGCCGCTGCCCTCCCGGCTTCACGGGAGACTTCTGCGAGACAGAGCTAGACCTCTGCTACTCCAACCCGTGCCGGAACGGCGGCGCCTGCGCGCGGCGCGAGGGAGGCTACACCTGCGTGTGCCGCCCGCGCTTCACAG GAGAAGACTGCGAGCTGGACACGGAGGCCGGACGCTGCGTCCCCGGCGTCTGCCGCAACGGGGGCACCTGTGCTGACGGGCCCGACGGCGGTTTCCGCTGCCAGTGTCCGGCTGGCGGCGCCTTCGAGGGCCCGCGCTGCGAGGTGGCGGCGCGCTCCTTCCCTCCCAGTTCGTTCGTCATGTTCCGTGGCCTGCGGCAGCGCTTCCACCTCACGCTGTCCCTCTC GTTCGCAACGGTGCAGCCAAGTGGGCTGCTCTTCTACAACGGGCGCCTGAACGAGAAGCACGACTTCCTGGCCCTGGAGCTCGTGGCCGGGCAAGTGCGGCTTACATATTCCACGG GTGAGTCCAACACAGTGGTCAGCCCTACAGTTCCAGGGGGCCTGAGTGACGGACAGTGGCACACCGTGCATCTGAGATACTACAACAAG CCCCGGACAGATGCCCTGGGGGGTGCTCAGGGCCCCTCCAAGGACAAGGTGGCTGTGCTGAGTGTGGATGACTGCGACGTGGCCGTGGCTCTGCAGTTCGGTGCTGAGATTGGCAACTACTCATGTGCGGCTGCTGGTGTGCAAACAAGCTCCAAGAA GTCCCTGGACCTGACGGGCCCTCTGCTCCTGGGGGGTGTCCCCAACCTCCCCGAGAACTTCCCCGTGTCGCACAAGGAGTTCGTTGGCTGCATGCGGGACCTGTACATTGATGGCCGCCGAGTGGACATGGCAGCCTTTGTTGCGAACAACGGCACCATGGCAG GCTGCCAGGCCAAGCTGCACTTTTGTGACTCGGGCCCCTGTAAGAACAGCGGCTTCTGCTCAGAACGCTGGGGCGGCTTCAGCTGCGACTGCCCTGTGGGCTTCGGTGGCAAAGACTGTAGGCTCA CCATGGCCTACCCCCATCATTTCCATGGCAATGGCACACTCAGCTGGGACTTTGGAAACGACATGGCTGTGTCTGTGCCATGGTACCTGGGGCTGGCATTCCGGACACGGGCGACACAGGGAGTCCTGATGCAATTGCAGGCTGGGCCACACAGCATGCTCCTCTGTCAG CTTGATCGGGGGTTGCTGTCTGTGACAGTGACCAGGGGCTCGGGCCGTGCTGCCCATCTCCTCCTGGACCAGGTGACTGTCAGTGATGGCCGGTGGCACGATCTGCGGCTGGAATTGCAGGAGGAGCCAGGGGGCCGGCGGGGCCACCATGTCCTCATGGTCTCATTGGACTTTAGCCTCTTTCAG gacaccATGGCAGTGGGGAGTGAACTACAGGGCCTGAAGGTAAAGCGACTCCATGTGGGAGGCCTGCCCCCCAGCAGTGAAGAGGAGGTTCCTCAGGGTCTGGTTGGCTGTATCCAG GGGGTATGGCTTGGCTCCACACCTTCGGGATCCCCAGCCCTGCTTCCGCCCAGCCACCGAGTGAACGTGGAACCTGGTTGTGTCGTGACCAATGCCTGTGCATCTGGACCCTGCCCACCCCACGCTGACTGCCTAGACCTCTGGCAGACCTTTTCTTGCACCTGCTGGCCAG GTTACTATGGCCCAGGGTGTGTGGACGCCTGCCTCTTGAATCCCTGTCAGAACCAGGGGTCATGCCGCCACCTCCCGGGAGCCCCCCATGGCTATACCTGCGATTGTGTGGGTGGCTATTTTGGGCACCACTGTGAGCACAG GATGGACCAACAGTGTCCTCGGGGCTGGTGGGGGAGCCCAAGCTGTGGCCCCTGCAACTGTGATGTTCACAAGGGCTTTGACCCCAACTGTAATAAGACAAATGGGCAGTGTCACTGCAAG GAGTTCCACTACCGACCACGGGGCAGCGACTCATGCCTCCCATGTGACTGCTACCCTGTGGGCTCCACCTCGCGTTCATGCGCACCCCACAGTGGGCAGTGCCCCTGTCGCCCAGGAGCCCTCGGCCGCCAGTGCAACAGCTGTGACAGTCCTTTTGCAGAGGTGACAGCCAGTGGCTGCCGAg tgcTCTATGATGCCTGCCCCAAGTCCCTGAGATCTGGTGTGTGGTGGCCCCAGACCAAGTTTGGCATGTTGGCCTCAGTGCCCTGTCCTCGGGGGGCCCTGG GTGCTGCTGTGCGGCTGTGTGATGAGGACCAGGGTTGGCTGGAGCCTGACCTCTTCAACTGTACCTCCCCTGCCTTTCGAGAACTCAACCTGCTG CTGGATGGCCTAGAGCTGAATAAGACAGCCCTGGATACCGTGGAGGCCAAGAAGCTGGCTCAGAGGCTGCGGGAGGTGACCGGCCACACTGACCACTACTTTAGCCAAGACGTCCGAGTCACTGCCCGACTGCTGGCCCACCTGCTGGCCTTCGAGAGCCACCAGCAGGGCTTCGGGCTGACAGCCACACAGGACGCCCACTTCAATGAG aaTCTGCTGTGGGCGGGCTCTGCACTGCTTGCTCCGGAGACTGGAGACCTGTGGGCAGCACTGGGGCAGCGGGCCCCCGGGGGCTCCCCAGGCAGTGCAGGGCTGGTGCAGCATCTGGAAGAGTATGCAGCCACCCTTGCCAGGAATATGGAGCTCACATACCTGAATCCCGTGGGGCTGGTGACACCCAACATCA TGCTCAGCATTGACCGCATGGAGCACCCCAGTCCCACCCGGGGGACTCGTCGCTACCCTCGTTACCATAGCAACCTTTTCCGGGGCCAGGATGCCTGGGACCCTCACACGCATGTGCTGCTGCCTTCCCAGTCCCCACGGCCATCCCCACCTGAAG TTCTGTCCacaagcagcagcagcatggAAAACTCCACCGCCTCAAGTGcggctcctcctccagcccctccggAGCCTGAGCCGGAACCTGGGATCTCCATTGTCATCCTCCTTGTTTACCGCACCTTGGGGGGGCTGCTCCCTGCCCAGTTCCAGGCCGAGCGCCGGGGCGCCAG GCTCCCCCAGAACCCTGTTATGAACTCCCCGGTGGtcagtgtggctgtgttccaccGACGCAACTTCCTAAGGGGCGTCCTGGCGTCCCCGATCAGCCTGGAGTTCCGCCTGCTACAGACAGCCAATCGGAGCAAGGCCATCTGCGTGCAGTGGGACCCACCTGGCCC GGCGGACCAGCACGGCATGTGGACAGCACGGGACTGCGAGCTGGTGCACAGGAACGGGTCTCACGCCCGATGTCGCTGCAGCCGGACAGGCACCTTTGGGGTCCTTATGGATGCCTCCCCCCGTGAG CGGCTGGAGGGTGACCTGGAGCTGCTGGCGGTGTTCACGCACGTGGTCATGGCGGTGTCTGTGGCTGCGCTGCTTCTGACCTCAGCGGTCCTGCTGAGCCTGCGCAGCCTCAAGTCCAACATGCGTGGGATCCATGCCAATGTGGCGGCTGCCCTGGGCGTGGCAGAGCTCTTCTTCCTGCTGGGAATCCACAGGACCCACAACCAG CTGGTGTGCACCGTGGTCGCCATCCTCCTGCACTACTTCTTCCTCAGCACCTTCGCGTGGCTCCTGGTGCAGGGCCTGCACCTCTACCGCATGCAGGTGGAGCCGCGCAACGTGGACCGTGGCGCTATGCGCTTCTACCACGCCCTGGGCTGGGGCGTCCCTGCTGTGCTGCTGG GCCTTGCCGTCGGCCTGGATCCCGAGGGCTATGGGAACCCTGACTTCTGCTGGATCTCCATCCACGAGCCCCTCATCTGGAGCTTCGCAGGCCCTGTCGTCCTGGTCGTCGTG ATGAACGGGACCATGCTTCTCCTTGCTGCCCGCACATCCTGCtccatggggcagagggaggccaaGAAGACCTCCGTGCT CAGGAGCCTTCGCAGCtgctttctgctgcttctcctggtCAGTGCCTCCTGGCTCTTCGGCCTCCTGGCGGTCAACCACAGCGTTCTGGCCTTCCACTACCTCCACGCCGCGCTCTGCGGCCTCCAG ggcctggcagtgCTGCTGCTCTTCTGTGTCCTGAATGCAGATGCTCGGGCGGCCTGGACGCCGGCCTGTCTGGGCAGGAAGGCGGCGCCCGAGGAAGCGAGGCCGGCGCCTGGCACG GGGCACGGGGCCTACAACAACACGGCCCTCTTTGAAGAGAGTGGCCTCATCCGCATCACCCTGGGTGCCTCCACTGTCTCCTCAGTGAGCAGTGCCCGCTCCGGCCGGACCCAGGACCAAGACAGCCAGCGGGGCCGCGGCTGCCTCAG GGACAATGTCCTGGTTCGACATGGCTCAGCTGCTGACCACACTGACCACAGCCTCCAGGCTCACACTGGCCCCACTGACCTGGACGTGGCCATGTTCCATCGAGATGCTGGTGGAG CCGCAGACTCTGACTCCGACAGTGACCTGTCtttggaggaggagagaagtctGTCCATCCCATCCTCAGAAAGTGAGGACAATGGCCGGACCCGGGGGCGTTTCCAGCGTCCACTCTGCCGCGCAGCCCAGAGTGAGAGGCTCCTGACTCACCCCAAAG ATGTGGACGGCAATGACCTCCTGTCCTACTGGCCAGCCCTGGGGGAATGCGAGGCCACTCCCTGTGTTCTGCAGACCTGGGGCTCCGAAAGGCGCCTGGGGCTGGACACCAGCAAGGACGCAGCCAACAACAACCAGCCAGACCTGGCCCTGACCAGTGGAGATGAAACCTCTCTGGGCCCGGCCCAGCGCCAGAGGAAAG GCATCCTAAAGAACCGATTGCAGTACCCACTGGTGCCACAGAGCCGCGGTGCCCCCGAGTTGTCCTGGTGCCGCGCAGCCACCTTGGGCCACCGTGCTGTGCCAGCTGCCTCCTATGGTCGCATCTATGCTGGAGGGGCCACAGGCAGCCTCTCGCAGCCAGCCAGCCGCTACTCCTCTCGAGAACAGCTGGACCTGCTCCTCCGGCGGCAGCTGAGCCGTGAGCGACTGGAGGAGGCCCCTGCCCCTATTCTTCATCCCTTGAGTCGGCCAGGTTCCCAGGAACGCCTGGACGCTGCGCCAGGCCGCCTGGAGCCCAGGGATCGGGGCAGTACCCTCCCACGGAGGCAGCCACCCAGGGACTACCCTGGTGCCAGGGCCGGCCGCTTCGGGTCACGAGATGCTCTGGACCTGGGGGCACCCTGCGAGTGGTTGAGcacactgcccctgccccacagtGCCCGGGACCTTGACCCACAGCCCCCGCCTCTGCCCCTGTCTCCCCAGCGGCAACTCTCAAGGGACCCCCTCTTGCCATCTCGGCCCCTGGATTCGCTGTCCAGGAGATCAAACTCAGGGGAGCAGCTGGACCATGTGCCTAGCCGGCACCCCTCGCGAGAAGGCCTCGGGCCGCCCCCACAGCTGCTCAGAGTTAGGGAGGACCCAGCCAGTGGCCCTAGTCATGGCCCCTCCACAGAGCAGCTGGACATTCTTTCTTCCATCCTGGCCTCCTTCAACTCCTcagctctctcctcctctgtgcaGTCCTCAAGCACGCCCTCGGGCCCTCACACCACGGCCACGCCTTCTGCCACAGCCTCTGCGCTTGGGCCCTCCACACCACGCTCTGCCACGTCCCACAGCATCTCGGAGCTGTCTCCAGATTCAGA AGTTCCCAGAAGCGAGGGGCACTCCTGA